The genomic DNA TGGCGCATTCCGTCTCGAAGTTCTTCTGGTCCAGCTGGAAGAAGAACAGGATGTATGCGAAAGGCATAGCTACATAGCCTGCGGACTCGTCAGGAATGGAAGCTACAGCACTGTGCACATAAGGCCTGATGGCGAATCCATCGGGGCAGATGGGCTGGAGGTAGGAGACGAAGAAGTCTTCGATTGTTGTCCTTCCTGCAGTCGGGTCGGGGATGTAGGCGAACATGAAGATCGCGGTTCCGACGATGTTCCTTCCGGACAGAAGCTCCATGAAGCTTCCGAGCTCGAGGGTGATGTCCTCAGTGTAACTGGTCTTATCGATGGTCATGTCTACGGCGTCGCCGTCGACCTTGATAGAATCGAAGGAGATGGAAGCGGACATCTTGACCTGTTCGTTGCTGAAGTTCGCGGAGTGAGACAAGTTCGCATTCTTGATGACAACTGCGCCATCAGCGTTCGAGTCAACAGTGATGGATGAAGACATGGTTCCGTTGATGAACGGGATCACGTTCTTGAGTGTCTCGGGTTTGGACCAGTCGATGTTGTCTGTCAGACCCTGGATTCCGACAGAGATGTCGAAGTTCTCTGTGGCCTTGATGGTGACGTCCTTATCGGAGACGCCTGCATCGAAGTCTCCCTTGAGGCTGACGGTGATCTTGTCGGTTCCGGATGAACCGGGTGTCTTGATGTCGTAAGATGCGTTGAGTTTGATCTTGTCGATCGATATTGTATCCATGCCGTCAGCACCGATCTTGATTCCGTCGGAGCTTACATTCACGGTTCCGCTGATGGATCCCTTGATCTCGGAGAGCGGGGTTCCGGACGCGATGGCACTGGTGGGCATGTCGACGTCTGCAGTGATGGATGCGGAGGTCTTCGTGAAGTTGTAGTTCACTCCGTTGACGGTTGCCTTGGTTCCGTTGTCGATGGTCATCTCCATGGAGACCTTCATAGGTGTCTTGGTGATATCGATGGAGACGTTGTAGGTAACCTTTCCTTCCATAACGATGGATGTGTACTCCTCAATCTCGTTGAATTCCTCTTCAGAAAGGAACTCCATGACAACCTGGGCACCTTCCTCAAAGATGAATCCGCTTCCGGAGTTACCTTTGATAGAGAAGGGCTTGGTCATATCCATGTAGAGTATGGCCCCCTCTTTGAAAGTCAAAACAACGTTTGACTCGAGTACATAGTCTGTGTTCAAATCGAATTGTTCGCCGTCTGTATAGGTCTTGCTTTCGGTGATGACCGTAGCATCCTCACCGGATACTTCTGTATCCGCCACTGCAAATACTGCAGCGAAAGATGCTACGAATGCGATAGCAAAAACGACAGCGCAAAACGCTTTCATTTTTTTATCCATTAAAATCCTCCTTAGAGTATTGGGCGTAAATGGGTGGTGTTAGTATATATTTTATCGTGCGTAATAGTAAGTAATTCTGCAAATAATAGACACGAAAAGTGTAAACTCTGTTAATTTTTTGTTTGCTGGCTATATCGTCCATCATTCTGAGAAACAATGGCTCGGTCCTGATTGGAAAAAGGTAGTGCCGGGTCGCGATATGAATCGCGCCCGGATTGTTTTTGTCGCGGTATTTAGAATTCCTTTTTGATGAATCTAGCCCAGGCTATGAAGTATCCCACGATTGCCCATACGATCAGCACCAGAGCGTTCTTCACCAGGTCGGGATACTCGATCGGTTGCAGTGCACTCATGTTGCTGAGCATCTCCAGGACCCTGATCATTCCCGACAGGTTTCCATCTGCGGTCATGGTCAGGAATGTGAACACCCTCATAATGGATACCTGAGTGGTATGGTCCGGCAGAGCGAAATAGTCTGGATCGAAGTACTGTTCATACTGGTCCATGGCATCGCTGTATCCGCTGAACACCGATTGTATGACCAATGTCTGCGTCTTCTCGTCCAGCAAGAAGAATTCCGGAGAGAATATCTGCATTGCTATCCAGCCTATTCCTTTGCTGAGGCTCTCATCGGTGAATCCTTTCAGGATGTCGACGGCACTCTGGATGACGTTATCGAACTGTTCAATGTTCTCGTTGTAACGGTCTACGTATTCAGGGATGCTGGTGTATATGGTGTCGCTTGCCTGGTCCATCATGAACCAGTTGTCTCCGCCGTCCGTGGTCATCATCGCTGATATGATGGGGAATATGACGATTAGGAGAAGGATGGAGACCACCGTGCACACACTGCCCTTCTTGAAGAAGGAGCTGATGATGAAGGCGATACCGGAAGCCGCGAACGCATACAGGGCAGCGAACGCGAAGGATGTGAAGAAATCGATAGGGACGCTTCCTATCTTGATCATCCCCACGATGATTACCAGGATGTAATAGGTCAGGATTATCATCGCTTCGATGATGGTGCAGGCCAGCAGTTTTCCTATGAAGATGGAGGTGCGTCTGACCGGTCTTGTGAAGAGGATCAGAGCGGTCCTTTCCTCGAATTCAGATACGATGGCAATCGACGAGAGCAGAGCGACCACCAGCACGATGATCATCGGCAGGCTGTCGATGTATACGTCGATAAGTGCACCGATGTCCTTCATGTTGTCCCATGTTCCGATAAGTAGCTGGAGGCCAGTTATCAGAAGGAAGACTAGGAGCACTATGGCGAGGCTGATCATGAACTTCCTTCCGCGGACGCATTTGATCATCTCGTTCTTCGCCACTACGGCAATCTGTGAAATGTCTCCGGCCATCTTATCTCGACTCCTTTATGAGATCAAGATACGTCTCTTCCAACGCATCCTGTTCGGTCAGTCCGTAGACGTTCATGTCCATCTTGTCCAGATCTCTGTACAGTTTTGCCCTCAGAGATGTGTCGGCATCCATCGTGATCGCGATATCGTTCCCGAGGCGCTCGGCCGAGATCACATACTCCAGCGAATCAATCTGTCCGATCATGTCGTCTGTCGGGAGGCCGTCAATCTTTGCGATAAGGCACCTCGTTCCCTCGTTCGATTCGAACGCCGATATGTCGTCGTCCTTGAGCAGCGTTCCATGGTTGATGAACGCTATCCTGTCGCATAGGTCCTGGACCTCCGGAAGGATGTGCGAGCTCATCACTATGGTCAGGTTCTTGGAGTCGTTCCTGAGGTTCTTCAGGACCTCTCTGATCTCCGCCATGCCTCTGGGATCGAGTCCCGAGGTGGGCTCGTCTAGGATGATTATGCTCGGGTCGTTCAGCAGAGCCTGGCCCAAAGCTATCCTTTGCCTCATTCCCTTAGAGAATGTCCCGAGTCTCTTGTCGCCCCATTCAGTCATTTTCACCCTAGCGAGGATCTCTTCAGTTTCGGCGGCTATCTGCTCCTTCCTCATCCCTATGAGCTCCCCGACGTACTTGAAAGTCTCAACAGGTGTGAGATAAGAGTAGAACTCCGGGGTCTCGATGACTGTTCCCACGTCGGTCAGAGCCTTCTTGGGATTCTTCGTCACGTCCACCCCATTCAGGTATGCCTCGCCGGATGTTGCGTTTATCAAGTGGGTGAGGATCTTGAGCGTAGTACTCTTTCCCGCACCGTTGGGTCCCAGCAGTCCGGTGAAACTGTTTTTCCTGATCGTCAGATTCAGGTCGTTTACGGCAGTGAATTTGCCGTACTCCTTCCTGAGGTTCACGATCTCGATGGGATTGTCTGTCATGCTATCACTATTTTAGGTATGCCTAAAACAACCACATATTTACAGGGTTGCAGGCCTCTAAGAGTGCACATACGGATGGTGATAAAAACTATACAATGCCGAGAGCAGCTCTTTCTTCTCTGACAAGGATAGTTTATTATGGGCAAGTTACATCCTCTTTGACAGGTTAATATCATGGCGAAGATCAGGGTCGGAGTCAACGGTTTTGGAACGATTGGAAAGAGAGTAGCTACAGCAGTATCGGCACAGGATGACATGGAGCTCGTGGGAGTCACGAAAACCAGGCCGTCATTCGAAGCTAGATCGGCAATCGAGAAGGGCTACGGGCTCTATGTTCCTGCAGACAATGTGCAAGCGTTCAAGGATGCAGGCATCGAAGTCAAGGGAACGATCGACGATCTGCTCAAGAGCGTCGACATCGTCGTAGACTGCACTCCCGGAAACGTCGGAGAGGAGTACAAGGCCAAATACCAGGCCGCAGGCGTGAAGGCCATCTTCCAGGGAGGAGAGGACCACGCACTCACGGGAATTTCGTTCAATTCCACCGCCAACTATTCGGAGTCATGGGGAGCACAGCTCTCCCGTGTCGTTTCATGTAACACGACCGGACTCCTGAGGACCCTGAATCCTTTGGATAAGAAGTTCAAGATCAAGAACGCCTTCGTCACCATCGTCAGGCGCGCTGCCGATCCTGGGGACACGAAGAACGGACCCATCAACGGATTGGAACCCTCTGTCAAGCTCCCCACCCACCATGGACCGGATGTGCAGAGCATCATGCCCTGGCTGAACATCAACACCATGGCAGTGAAGGCATCCACCACTCTCATGCACCTCCACACCGTTGTAGTACAGTTGGGCCAGGAGGTCACCACCGAGGATGTACTGGAGATCTTCAGGAACGCACCCCGTGTCAGACTCGTCAAGAGCAAGGACGGTATCAAGAACACTGCCAACATCATGGAGCTTGCAAGAGAGCTCGGCCGCGACAGGTCGGACATGTATGAGATCGTCGTATGGGAAGATGGCGTCAAGGTCGTCGGAAACACCCTGTACTACTATCAGGCCGTCCATCAGGAGTCCGATGTGATCCCTGAGAACATCGACTGCATCAGATCGATGTGCAAGATGGAGCAGGACGCAGCGACATCCCAGGCCAAGACCAACAAGGCAATGGGAATCTCTCAGTGAAGGTCTCAAGATGTCCAAGGATTTCAACACCCTCGAGGACTTCAATTACAGGGACAAGACCGTCCTCCTGAGGGTCGATATCAATTGTCCCCTCGACAAGCAGACCTTGAAGATCGTCAACGATTCAAGGATCAGAAGGGTCGTCCCGACAATCAGGGAACTGATCGGAAAGAGGGCAAAACTAGTCATACTGGCACATCAGAGCAGGAAGGATAAGTGGGATTTCATCAACCTCGAGCAGCATGCCGATCATCTTTCCAAGCATCTCAACATCCCTGTCAAGTACGTGGACGATGTCCTCGGCGACAAGGCTGTGGAGGCTATCAAGGCACTCGAGCCCGGACAGGTCCTGCTCCTTGGCAACGTAAGGGCGATCGACAGCGAGACGGCCAAAGGCGACATGAACATGCATGCAGAGGGCGAGATTGTACAGAAGCTCGCGCCGCTCATCGATTACTACGTCTGCGATGCGTTCGGAGCATCCCACAGGTCGCAATGCTCGCTGGTCGGATTCTCCGCCAAGGTACCTTCCGCATCCGGAAGGCTGATGGCTAAAGAGATGTCCGCACTCAAAGCCATCTTCGAGAATCCCCGCAGGCCATCCGTATTCATACTCGGAGGGGCCAAGTTCGGAGACGTGTCGATAATGATCGACCGCGTCCTCGGCAACAACACCGCAGATACGGTCATACTCACAGGTCTGGCCGGAAACGCATTCCTCCTCGCCAGAGGGGTGGACATAGGTGAGGCCAGCTCTCAGATCCTGTCGGAGGAACTCACAGAGGAGAACCTCCAGGCTGCAAAGGATGTCATGGCCAAGTACGGCCAGAGGATCCTTCTCCCAGTCGACGTGGCAGTCGAGAGGGACGGCAAGCGCGTATCCGTGAACATCGGCGACCTTCCCACTAAGGAACCCGCTCTGGACATCGGAGACGCCACCGCAGAGAAGTTCTCAAAGGTCATCAGGTCATCCAGGACAAGCTTCATGTCCGGTCCGGCTGGAATGATTGAGAAGCCCGATTTTGCCATAGGCACCCGCGAGCTGATGACCGCGATGGTCGACAGCGGAGGCCAGTCGGTCATCGGAGGCGGACACACCGGCGGAGCGGCAGAGAAGTTCGACCTCGCAGACAGGTTCTCATACGTCAGCACCGGAGGCGGTGCATTGGAGACTTTCTTGTTGGGAGAGCCTCTGCCTGTCATCGAGGCTTTGAAGTATTCAAGGCAGAAATTCGGTTCTGAGGCGCAAAAGCTTTAAGTGTAGGACTAAGGATGCGGTTGCGATGGCTAAGAAGAAGAGGCGCATAATAGAGGAACCCGAAGAGGAATACGAGTTCACGCCTACGGAATTCAACGAGAGGGAGTTTATCCTCAAAGAGACCTATTCGTCCAGGATATTCTTCCTTTCCATGGGAATGGCAGTCGTAATCGGCATCATCGGCGCAATCATCATCAAAGTAGCCCCGATGGAGAGTAACGGTTTCTACCTGTCCTCCATAATCGCGACCATCATCTCGTTCGCCGGACTCTTCCTCATCAGGAAGATCGCAGGAGCCCTAGGTCTTCACCCTGAGCTCATCGAGGTCAAATCAATGGCAGGAACATACCTGATGTATCTCGCCATGGCATTGGCCGTCTGTATCATCGGAGTCCAGTTCTGAGGACTCCCTTGGTAAAACACCTTATTTCTTTTACTTATTCAACTGCTGAATCAGAAGTCTGACCGCATTTCCGCGGTGTGAGATCAGGTTCTTGTCCTCTATAGACATCTCAGCGAATGTGAGTTTTCCGTCCGGCGAGAATATGGGGTCGAATCCGAATCCGTCAGCCCCCTTCTCGGATTCTGTAATGTATCCGCGGCACACTCCGACGACCACTATGCGTTCGCCGTCGATGTCGCATCCGATGCAGCATCTGAACTCTGCTCCGCGATCCTCAACCCCGTCCATGAGTTTCAGTATGCCTTTGTTCCCTATGGTCTTCTGAGCATATGCTGACCAGACGCCTGGGAAGCCCTTGAGAGAATCTATGAAAAGACCTGTATCGTCCACTATGAAGTTCCTTACACCTTTGGAGATGATCTCATCCATCCCTTTGTTTACAACTTCTTCAAGATCGCTGGTCTGGACCTCATCGTATGGGAGCCTGTAATGCTCCATCTCGATGCCCAGCTCATCGAACGCCTTCTGGTATTCGGCGACCTTTCCAGGATTGGATGTGATTACCTTGAGTTTCATGTGTATCTCGCCCTGTTCTTGATGTCGGTGAGTTTCTTCTTCACCTGTTTGGCATTCTGAACGTTGTCGTAATAGGTCTTCATCAGAACGTCGAAGGAAGATTCCAGACCTACATGCGCGGAACTGAACGCTCTTTCCAGCAGTCTTAGGTCCACCCCTATGTCCTCGAGCTCTGCATTGGCGCAGCCCATAGAGAAGTCGATGAAACAGACCTCATCGCCTTCCAGGATCATGTTAGAAGTGGTCAGATCCCCGTGGCAGATGCCCGCCGAATGCAGTCTGGCGATGGATTCCCCGATCTTCCTGCAGATCTCATCCGCTCTCGCCGATTCCTCATCCAGGACACTCTTGACCGAAGGTCCGTTGATGTACTCCATGGTGATGGAGCTCTCATTGAGGTCGATGTCGTAGATGCATGGCGTCCTGACCCCGGCAGCCCTTGCGTCATGCATGATGCGAGCCTCGTTGCGTGTCCTGACGTTCCTGATATGCGTGTCAATCTCCGGAAGCCTGTAGGACTTGGCTGGTCTGGTCTTCACCAGTGCTTCGCGTCCGAGGAACTCAGTGAAGGATATAGAGGCCTCAGCTCCATGAATGACGTTTTTTTCGAGCATCATATCACAAATCTTTAATTGTGTATATCTCAATTCCTCTTCCGATATATATGAAATATACTATCACAGGAGACAATCTCCAGTTCGTCAACGTGGAGCTCAATCCCGGAGAGACACTCAACTCGGTTGCCGGGGCCATGGCATACATGACAGGGAACATGAGGATGGAGGCAGTCATGGAGGGCGGCTTTATGTCCGGTCTCAAGCGCAGCCTGTCCGGATCGTCATTGTTCCTCGTCAAGTATACCCCTCAGAACAGCACTGGTATCGTTGGACTCGGAGGAAAGGTCCCCGGAAAGATCCTGGATATCGATGTTGGAAAGGGAGGCTGGATTGTACAGAAGACAGGATATCTGGGAGCAGAGCCCAGTGTCAAACTCGACATGGCATTCCAGAAGAAGATCGGAGCGGCATTCTTCGGAGGAGAAGGATTCATCCTTCAGAAGCTGTCCGGAAACGGAATGGCATTCGTAGCGGCATGCGGTGACCTGAACGTCGTCGAGCTGAAGCCCGGAGAGCAGTACAAGGTCTCCACGGCCAATGCGGTCGCTTGGGAGGACACAGTATCGTATGATATCTCTGCCGCGGGAGGAATCAAGACGTCTCTGTTCGGAGGAGAGGGACTTTTCGTTACCACTCTTACTGGACCCGGAAAGATAGTCATACAGTCGCTGACCTTACAGGATCTTGCGAACGCACTGATTCCGTACCTGCCGTCCAACAACAGCTGAGGTGAAAACAAATGGCAGAAGCATCTAATACGAAGAAGATTGGAACGGGCAAGTCCGGCCTAGGATTGGTCCTTCTTGCGGTCGGAGTCATCGCACTCATCGCGCTCGTGGTCTGGGCACTTACGAACCCTGCCATCCTCGAGGCTGCAGTGACTCTCATCATATTCATCGTCGCAGCGATCGTCGTCATCGCCCTGATCATTGCTGGTGTGATGTTCATCATCGCCATACCGATGTATGTCAAGAAAGGGGAGCAATACCAGGAAGGAGTCGATTACAGCATCGATGACGTCAAGCCTGTCAAGGAATCCTCTTCTGAAGACAAGAAGAACGAATGAAACCTTTGGGGGTCCATCCCCCATTCTTTTTTTATTGCGATTTGCTGATTGGGGTCCGTGGAAAGAATACCATTGGGATGCTCTAATTTCGATTCCCTTTTAGGAGGGGGTATCGAGAAGGGAAGCGTGACCCTGATTTACGGAGAGGCCGGTGCCGGTAAGACGAATGTATGTCTGCAGCTAGCCCGCAACGTCGCCATCAACGGTGACAAGGTGGCCTACATCGATTCCGAGGGCCTCTCATCCGAGCGTCTGAGTCAGGTATTCAAGGGGCATGAGGAGAGCATAAAGAATCTCCTGGTGTTCGAGGTGCACAGCTTCTCTGAGCAGTCAGACCGCATCGACAAGATAGAGAAACTTGCGGCAACGGGCACGATATCCATGGTCATAATCGATTCCCTCACGATGTTCTACCGTTTCAATTACGAGGACAGCTATGTTAGGAACGATTTCATCAGGCAGACCGAGGTCCTGTTGAACATGGCCCGTCAGTACGAGATCGCCATAATGCTGACGTCGCAGGTCTATTCCAATATAACCACGGGCGGTGTGGAATTCTTAGGAGGGCATGCTCTCCATCACAACGCAAAAACCATAATTCGTTTGGATAAGAGGACGGAAGGCAGACGCGCTGCCGTAATAATGAAGCACAGGAGCCTCCCCGAAGGGAGGTCTGCGCTTTACCGCATAACAGAGAACGGAATCTCCGATCCTTGATCAGACATCTCTGTCGATTGCGTATCTGGCAAGGGCAATCATGAATTTCTTCTCTTCGCTGTCGGGAAGGAATTGGATCTTCGCGATCGCATTCTCCACTTTCTGTTTTGCCAAGTTGAGGTTGTAATCGATCGCACCGACGTCCTCCATGATCTTCTTCGCACGGGCACATTGTTCGTCGGTGGCATCGAGGTTCCCGAGGATGGATTTGAATTCAGCCAGAAGCTCGGGGTCCTTGAGGTTGGCGATGGTGTTTGTCACCATGCATGTGCATTTTCCCTTGCGTATATCGTTCCCGACGGATTTCCCGGTCTTGCTGGAGTCTCCTGCGACACCGAGGTAATCATCGAACATCTGGAATCCCAGACCGAGCTCGATGGCGTACTCGTTGATGGCCTGGACCTCTTCTGGTTTGGCACCTCCGATGATCGCTCCTCCAGCCGCAGCGGCGGCGAAGAGGACGCTTGTTTTCAGCTTGATCGTTTCAAGGTAAACCTCTTCGGAAACTATCTGCCCTTCGTTGTTGATATCCATCTGCTGACCGCGGGCAAGGTCCCATACGGCCTGGGCGACGTATTTCAGAGTGTCTCTCATCTTCTCGGCGGGGACATCGAGGT from Thermoplasmata archaeon includes the following:
- a CDS encoding ABC transporter permease translates to MAGDISQIAVVAKNEMIKCVRGRKFMISLAIVLLVFLLITGLQLLIGTWDNMKDIGALIDVYIDSLPMIIVLVVALLSSIAIVSEFEERTALILFTRPVRRTSIFIGKLLACTIIEAMIILTYYILVIIVGMIKIGSVPIDFFTSFAFAALYAFAASGIAFIISSFFKKGSVCTVVSILLLIVIFPIISAMMTTDGGDNWFMMDQASDTIYTSIPEYVDRYNENIEQFDNVIQSAVDILKGFTDESLSKGIGWIAMQIFSPEFFLLDEKTQTLVIQSVFSGYSDAMDQYEQYFDPDYFALPDHTTQVSIMRVFTFLTMTADGNLSGMIRVLEMLSNMSALQPIEYPDLVKNALVLIVWAIVGYFIAWARFIKKEF
- the radB gene encoding DNA repair and recombination protein RadB — protein: MERIPLGCSNFDSLLGGGIEKGSVTLIYGEAGAGKTNVCLQLARNVAINGDKVAYIDSEGLSSERLSQVFKGHEESIKNLLVFEVHSFSEQSDRIDKIEKLAATGTISMVIIDSLTMFYRFNYEDSYVRNDFIRQTEVLLNMARQYEIAIMLTSQVYSNITTGGVEFLGGHALHHNAKTIIRLDKRTEGRRAAVIMKHRSLPEGRSALYRITENGISDP
- a CDS encoding TIGR00266 family protein gives rise to the protein MKYTITGDNLQFVNVELNPGETLNSVAGAMAYMTGNMRMEAVMEGGFMSGLKRSLSGSSLFLVKYTPQNSTGIVGLGGKVPGKILDIDVGKGGWIVQKTGYLGAEPSVKLDMAFQKKIGAAFFGGEGFILQKLSGNGMAFVAACGDLNVVELKPGEQYKVSTANAVAWEDTVSYDISAAGGIKTSLFGGEGLFVTTLTGPGKIVIQSLTLQDLANALIPYLPSNNS
- a CDS encoding type II glyceraldehyde-3-phosphate dehydrogenase, with product MAKIRVGVNGFGTIGKRVATAVSAQDDMELVGVTKTRPSFEARSAIEKGYGLYVPADNVQAFKDAGIEVKGTIDDLLKSVDIVVDCTPGNVGEEYKAKYQAAGVKAIFQGGEDHALTGISFNSTANYSESWGAQLSRVVSCNTTGLLRTLNPLDKKFKIKNAFVTIVRRAADPGDTKNGPINGLEPSVKLPTHHGPDVQSIMPWLNINTMAVKASTTLMHLHTVVVQLGQEVTTEDVLEIFRNAPRVRLVKSKDGIKNTANIMELARELGRDRSDMYEIVVWEDGVKVVGNTLYYYQAVHQESDVIPENIDCIRSMCKMEQDAATSQAKTNKAMGISQ
- a CDS encoding phosphoglycerate kinase, with product MSKDFNTLEDFNYRDKTVLLRVDINCPLDKQTLKIVNDSRIRRVVPTIRELIGKRAKLVILAHQSRKDKWDFINLEQHADHLSKHLNIPVKYVDDVLGDKAVEAIKALEPGQVLLLGNVRAIDSETAKGDMNMHAEGEIVQKLAPLIDYYVCDAFGASHRSQCSLVGFSAKVPSASGRLMAKEMSALKAIFENPRRPSVFILGGAKFGDVSIMIDRVLGNNTADTVILTGLAGNAFLLARGVDIGEASSQILSEELTEENLQAAKDVMAKYGQRILLPVDVAVERDGKRVSVNIGDLPTKEPALDIGDATAEKFSKVIRSSRTSFMSGPAGMIEKPDFAIGTRELMTAMVDSGGQSVIGGGHTGGAAEKFDLADRFSYVSTGGGALETFLLGEPLPVIEALKYSRQKFGSEAQKL
- a CDS encoding Kae1-associated serine/threonine protein kinase — encoded protein: MMLEKNVIHGAEASISFTEFLGREALVKTRPAKSYRLPEIDTHIRNVRTRNEARIMHDARAAGVRTPCIYDIDLNESSITMEYINGPSVKSVLDEESARADEICRKIGESIARLHSAGICHGDLTTSNMILEGDEVCFIDFSMGCANAELEDIGVDLRLLERAFSSAHVGLESSFDVLMKTYYDNVQNAKQVKKKLTDIKNRARYT
- a CDS encoding ABC transporter ATP-binding protein, which gives rise to MTDNPIEIVNLRKEYGKFTAVNDLNLTIRKNSFTGLLGPNGAGKSTTLKILTHLINATSGEAYLNGVDVTKNPKKALTDVGTVIETPEFYSYLTPVETFKYVGELIGMRKEQIAAETEEILARVKMTEWGDKRLGTFSKGMRQRIALGQALLNDPSIIILDEPTSGLDPRGMAEIREVLKNLRNDSKNLTIVMSSHILPEVQDLCDRIAFINHGTLLKDDDISAFESNEGTRCLIAKIDGLPTDDMIGQIDSLEYVISAERLGNDIAITMDADTSLRAKLYRDLDKMDMNVYGLTEQDALEETYLDLIKESR
- a CDS encoding polyprenyl synthetase family protein yields the protein MDAKEYLKKMSAELDGPIKSYIGDEEPKILMDASKQYPYAGGKRMRPAMAVACCKAVGGDASKAVPLAVAIEYIHNFTLIHDDLMDGDEKRRGMTTIHVGYGMPTAVLAGDALFAKAYQIIANLDVPAEKMRDTLKYVAQAVWDLARGQQMDINNEGQIVSEEVYLETIKLKTSVLFAAAAAGGAIIGGAKPEEVQAINEYAIELGLGFQMFDDYLGVAGDSSKTGKSVGNDIRKGKCTCMVTNTIANLKDPELLAEFKSILGNLDATDEQCARAKKIMEDVGAIDYNLNLAKQKVENAIAKIQFLPDSEEKKFMIALARYAIDRDV
- the rdgB gene encoding RdgB/HAM1 family non-canonical purine NTP pyrophosphatase is translated as MKLKVITSNPGKVAEYQKAFDELGIEMEHYRLPYDEVQTSDLEEVVNKGMDEIISKGVRNFIVDDTGLFIDSLKGFPGVWSAYAQKTIGNKGILKLMDGVEDRGAEFRCCIGCDIDGERIVVVGVCRGYITESEKGADGFGFDPIFSPDGKLTFAEMSIEDKNLISHRGNAVRLLIQQLNK